Proteins encoded together in one Solanum lycopersicum chromosome 7, SLM_r2.1 window:
- the LOC104648487 gene encoding F-box protein CPR1-like, translating to MNLSEDVIFEILTRLPVTSLIRFKCVCKFWYSLIKNPNFISKHLHNLNNKQNHLHLLISRRGNITNKRILSLSQNDTFDVFINQDFPEYFNDKFGHIRLIGPCNGIVCLCGYPDNIVLWNPSIRDYKILPQSQIQRLVGSTIRGSDFGLGFDSKKNDYKVIQILFCLTIDRVFVYQVEIYSLNSNSWRKYKGVVPSKIKYGNTSWSMVYKNEIFCWLGQDVDNHEVILSFNMSEEIFQNIKLPSNIEIFGVQEIMRSVWVIVPFKESISLIVYCLKEVEKYYDVWVINNELGVENCWTKLQRIGPISRVERPLGLWKNGELILENSSGQLVIYDPSNQEMKTLGFYGKRGRLEIVVYKESLVSIS from the coding sequence ATGAATCTATCTGAAGATGTAATTTTCGAGATTTTAACAAGACTGCCTGTAACTTCTTTGATAAGGTTCAAATGCGTTTGCAAATTCTGGTATTCTCTCATCAAGAACCCTAATTTCATCTCAAAACATTTGCATAACCTAAATAACAAGCAAAATCATCTCCATTTGCTGATTAGTCGCCGCGGaaatattacaaataaaagGATCCTCTCATTGTCACAAAATGATACATTTGATGTTTTCATCAATCAAGATTTTCCAGAATACTTCAATGACAAATTTGGTCACATAAGACTTATAGGTCCATGTAACGGCATTGTTTGTTTATGTGGTTATCCAGATAACATTGTTCTATGGAATCCATCAATTAGAGACTACAAAATATTACCACAATCACAAATTCAACGTCTTGTTGGATCAACAATACGTGGGAGTGATTTTGGATTAGGGTTTGATTCGAAGAAAAATGATTATAAggtaatacaaattttattttgtctaaCGATTGATCGTGTTTTTGTTTATCAAGTTGAGATATACTCTTTGAATTCAAATTCATGGAGGAAGTATAAAGGGGTTGTACCATCTAAAATAAAGTATGGTAATACTTCATGGAGTATGGTGtataaaaatgagattttttgtTGGTTAGGTCAAGATGTTGATAACCATGAGGTGATACTTTCATTTAACATGAGTGAagagatttttcaaaatattaagtTACCatcaaatattgaaatttttggaGTGCAAGAAATTATGAGGAGTGTTTGGGTGATTGTACCATTTAAAGAATCAATTTCACttattgtttattgtttaaAAGAAGTGGAGAAGTATTATGATGTATGGGTTATAAATAATGAATTGGGAGTTGAAAATTGTTGGACTAAATTGCAAAGAATTGGTCCTATTTCTAGGGTGGAAAGGCCTTTAGGGCTTTGGAAAAATGGTGAGCTAATTTTGGAAAATAGCTCTGGACAATTAGTGATTTATGATCCTTCAAATCAAGAAATGAAAACACTTGGATTTTATGGGAAAAGAGGCAGGTTGGAAATAGTTGTTTATAAGGAGAGTTTAGTTTCGATATCGTAG